A stretch of the Snodgrassella alvi genome encodes the following:
- the iscU gene encoding Fe-S cluster assembly scaffold IscU — MAYSDKVIDHYENPRNVGSFEKGDQSVGTGMVGAPACGDVMKLQIKVSDNGIIEDAKFKTYGCGSAIASSSLITEWVKGKSLDEALAIKNSAIAEELALPPVKIHCSILAEDAIKAAVADYRKKHNE, encoded by the coding sequence ATGGCCTACAGCGATAAAGTCATTGATCATTATGAAAATCCACGCAATGTTGGTTCGTTTGAAAAGGGTGACCAAAGCGTGGGCACTGGCATGGTGGGTGCACCGGCCTGTGGCGATGTAATGAAGTTGCAAATCAAGGTAAGCGATAACGGTATCATCGAAGACGCTAAATTTAAAACTTATGGTTGTGGCTCGGCTATCGCCTCTTCCAGCCTAATTACAGAATGGGTAAAGGGCAAAAGTTTGGATGAGGCGCTGGCCATTAAAAACAGTGCCATCGCAGAAGAACTGGCATTGCCGCCAGTGAAAATCCACTGCTCAATTTTGGCCGAAGATGCCATCAAGGCTGCTGTAGCAGATTATCGAAAAAAACATAACGAGTGA
- a CDS encoding Rrf2 family transcriptional regulator gives MRLTTKGRFAVIAMLDLAMHAQSGAVNLTAISERQRISLSYLEQLFGKLRRAGLVESIRGPGGGYVLSHAADHINIADIIAAAEDTMDATLCGGHADCQDGTPCLTHDLWVNLNKTIDDYLRGITLQCILNQQSYRNISNEQKSSLEQPITLINLH, from the coding sequence ATGCGTTTAACCACCAAGGGGCGTTTTGCTGTTATTGCCATGCTGGATTTAGCCATGCATGCGCAATCTGGTGCGGTAAACCTGACTGCGATTAGTGAGCGCCAGCGTATTTCCTTATCTTATCTGGAACAGCTTTTTGGCAAATTACGCCGTGCAGGGCTAGTAGAAAGTATCCGAGGCCCGGGTGGCGGCTATGTTTTAAGCCATGCAGCCGACCATATCAATATTGCCGATATCATTGCGGCTGCAGAAGACACGATGGATGCAACATTGTGCGGCGGCCATGCAGACTGTCAGGATGGTACGCCTTGCCTGACTCACGATTTATGGGTCAACCTAAATAAAACCATAGACGATTATCTGCGCGGAATTACTTTGCAATGTATCCTGAATCAACAATCTTACCGAAATATCAGTAATGAACAAAAAAGCAGCCTTGAGCAGCCGATTACCTTGATTAATCTGCACTAA
- the serB gene encoding phosphoserine phosphatase SerB, translating into MSFVLVLQHADLLSCDLSALDAIMPISPEYSFNKSVLRLPVRKEFKLEETLQAKLLAQHIDFAILPDERFADLGLIVSDMDSTLITIECVDEIAAGVGLQAEVTAITERSMRGEIDFEQSLRARVALLKGLPVTELNRVYDEVLKLSPGAEWLLQQCREYGVKFMLVSGGFTYFTDRLKQQYGLDYTYANQLVVQNDKLTGELTGRIIDAQAKADLLAEYSAMLGLAKSQIVAMGDGANDIPMLQAAGFGVAYHAKPKTQTATTISVRFGGLDAVRKWFR; encoded by the coding sequence ATGAGTTTCGTTCTGGTTTTACAGCATGCTGATTTGCTTTCCTGTGATTTGTCTGCATTAGATGCAATTATGCCTATTTCACCTGAGTACAGTTTCAATAAATCAGTATTACGCTTACCGGTGCGGAAAGAATTCAAGCTTGAAGAGACATTACAAGCTAAGCTACTGGCGCAGCATATAGATTTTGCTATTCTACCGGATGAGCGTTTTGCTGACTTGGGTCTGATTGTCAGCGATATGGATTCAACCCTGATCACGATTGAATGTGTGGATGAAATTGCGGCCGGCGTGGGTCTACAGGCAGAAGTAACAGCCATTACTGAACGCTCAATGCGGGGAGAAATTGACTTTGAGCAATCATTACGTGCTCGGGTAGCATTGTTAAAAGGGTTACCTGTTACTGAACTTAACCGAGTATATGACGAAGTTTTGAAATTATCACCGGGAGCCGAATGGCTGCTACAGCAATGTCGAGAATATGGGGTAAAGTTTATGCTGGTTTCAGGTGGCTTTACTTACTTTACTGATCGTCTCAAACAGCAATACGGGCTTGATTACACATATGCCAACCAATTAGTAGTGCAAAACGATAAGTTAACTGGCGAGCTAACCGGCCGTATTATCGATGCACAGGCTAAAGCAGATTTACTGGCAGAATATTCAGCAATGCTAGGATTGGCTAAGTCTCAGATTGTGGCTATGGGTGACGGTGCCAATGATATTCCGATGTTACAGGCTGCTGGTTTTGGTGTAGCTTATCATGCCAAACCCAAAACTCAGACTGCCACGACCATTAGTGTCCGTTTTGGTGGTTTGGATGCGGTGCGCAAATGGTTCCGCTGA
- the hscA gene encoding Fe-S protein assembly chaperone HscA yields MALLQIAEPGLSAAPHEHRRAVGIDLGTTNSLVATVRSGHAECLADEQGRITLPSVVRYQQNCAPEVGTDALKAQRIDPSNTISSAKRLIGRSLDDIKNQPETHYLPYRFTDEDRIISIQTRAGNKTPIEVSADILRVLKTRAENSLGGELAGAVITVPAYFDDAQRQATKDAAHLAGLHVLRLLNEPTAAAIAYGLDNAAEGTFIVYDLGGGTFDVSVLTLSRGLFEVKATNGNSALGGDDFDQRLFCWLLEQNKLSQLNAQDSALLQSLSRAAKESLTTEQSTTIAATLSNGQQIVTDISRDTFHQLTQPLVAKTLEPVKQAMRDANISKNDIKGVIMVGGATRMLHVQHAVATFFGQTPLNNLNPDEVVALGAAMQANVLAGNKNDDEWLLLDVTPLSLGLETYGGLVEKIIPRNSTLPTARAQDFTTFKDGQTAMMIHVVQGERELVSDCRSLAQFTLRGIPPMAAGAARIRVTFQVDADGLLSVSAREQTTGVQAHIEVKPSYGLDDTVITQMLKDSFTHAQTDAQQRARAEAIVEAESIIGAVSSALNLDADLLSAAEQQIIDTALAQIRHQMEIGNAQDIRDGIQKLSHATDEFAARRMNRNIQRALQGKNVSDI; encoded by the coding sequence ATGGCTTTATTGCAAATTGCCGAACCCGGCCTTTCTGCCGCCCCGCATGAACACCGACGTGCCGTGGGAATCGATTTAGGCACCACCAACAGTCTAGTGGCCACTGTACGCAGCGGTCATGCAGAATGTTTAGCCGACGAACAAGGGCGAATTACCCTGCCTTCAGTAGTCCGTTATCAGCAGAATTGTGCTCCAGAAGTAGGTACAGATGCATTAAAAGCCCAGCGCATTGATCCTTCCAATACCATTAGTTCGGCCAAACGCCTTATTGGCCGGAGTCTGGACGACATTAAAAATCAGCCTGAAACCCATTATCTGCCCTATCGTTTCACCGATGAAGACCGCATTATCAGTATTCAGACCCGCGCCGGTAATAAAACACCGATAGAAGTTTCTGCGGACATTTTACGCGTGCTGAAAACACGGGCAGAAAATAGTTTGGGTGGCGAACTGGCTGGCGCTGTAATTACCGTACCAGCATATTTCGATGATGCCCAGCGGCAGGCCACCAAGGACGCAGCGCACCTAGCCGGCTTGCACGTTTTACGTTTACTTAATGAACCTACTGCCGCTGCCATTGCCTATGGGCTGGATAATGCCGCCGAAGGAACGTTTATTGTTTACGACCTTGGCGGAGGTACATTTGATGTTTCCGTTCTAACATTAAGCCGTGGCTTATTTGAAGTAAAAGCCACCAATGGCAACAGTGCTTTAGGTGGGGATGACTTTGACCAGCGCCTTTTTTGTTGGTTATTAGAACAAAACAAATTGTCTCAGCTTAATGCACAGGACAGCGCCCTACTGCAATCACTTTCGCGCGCAGCTAAAGAATCTTTAACCACTGAACAATCCACCACCATAGCTGCTACGCTTTCCAATGGTCAACAAATAGTCACTGACATTAGCCGAGATACGTTCCATCAGCTTACACAACCACTGGTAGCCAAAACACTGGAGCCGGTTAAACAGGCCATGCGTGATGCGAATATCAGCAAAAACGATATAAAAGGCGTTATTATGGTTGGCGGTGCCACTCGAATGCTGCATGTACAGCATGCTGTAGCTACCTTTTTTGGCCAAACGCCACTGAATAATCTCAATCCCGATGAAGTAGTTGCGCTTGGTGCAGCCATGCAGGCCAATGTACTGGCCGGAAATAAAAACGATGATGAATGGCTGCTTCTGGACGTTACTCCCCTCTCATTGGGGCTGGAAACATATGGCGGTTTGGTTGAAAAAATCATTCCGCGCAACAGCACCTTGCCTACCGCTCGCGCCCAAGATTTCACTACATTTAAAGACGGCCAGACCGCAATGATGATTCATGTAGTACAGGGAGAACGTGAATTGGTTTCGGATTGCCGCAGTCTCGCCCAATTTACTCTGCGCGGTATCCCGCCAATGGCTGCCGGTGCTGCACGCATTCGGGTGACCTTTCAGGTAGATGCCGATGGCCTGTTATCTGTTTCCGCAAGAGAACAAACTACCGGCGTACAGGCTCATATTGAAGTTAAGCCCTCATACGGATTGGATGACACCGTTATTACTCAGATGCTAAAAGACAGCTTTACCCATGCACAGACTGATGCGCAGCAACGCGCCCGTGCGGAAGCAATAGTAGAAGCTGAAAGCATTATTGGCGCAGTCAGCAGCGCCCTAAATCTTGATGCTGATTTACTCAGTGCTGCCGAACAGCAAATCATCGACACAGCCTTGGCACAAATCAGACACCAGATGGAAATTGGCAATGCACAGGACATCCGCGATGGCATACAAAAGCTTAGCCATGCCACAGATGAGTTTGCTGCCAGACGCATGAACCGTAATATACAGCGTGCATTACAAGGTAAAAACGTTAGCGATATATAG
- a CDS encoding winged helix-turn-helix transcriptional regulator has protein sequence MHTDDSCAITHRGKRYHCNISLAMNLIGGKWKGVILYYLRSQPKRFSELRKNMPDITEMTLSLQLKQLEKDELITRTVKGDKPPVQVSYALTNKGHLLSPILMSLCNWAEVINDENQKML, from the coding sequence ATGCATACAGATGATTCCTGTGCAATTACCCATCGTGGTAAACGCTATCATTGCAATATTAGTTTAGCTATGAATCTAATTGGCGGTAAATGGAAAGGTGTGATTCTTTATTATTTGCGTAGTCAACCAAAAAGATTCAGTGAACTCAGAAAAAATATGCCAGATATTACTGAAATGACGCTAAGCCTTCAGCTTAAACAGCTAGAGAAGGATGAGTTAATTACTCGAACGGTGAAAGGTGATAAACCTCCCGTACAAGTGAGCTATGCACTTACCAACAAAGGTCATTTACTTAGCCCGATTTTAATGTCTCTATGTAACTGGGCCGAAGTGATTAATGATGAAAATCAAAAAATGCTTTAG
- the iscA gene encoding iron-sulfur cluster assembly protein IscA — translation MISLTEKAAQHISNYLTKRGKGEGIRLGVKNSGCSGMAYTLEFVDQIQPEDLIFEQHGVKVFVDPKSHVYLDGTELDFVKEGLQEGFKFANPNAKDECGCGESFHV, via the coding sequence ATGATTTCTCTGACTGAAAAAGCCGCCCAGCACATCAGTAATTATTTGACCAAACGTGGTAAAGGCGAAGGTATTCGCCTAGGAGTCAAGAATAGCGGTTGTTCAGGCATGGCCTATACACTGGAATTTGTCGACCAAATCCAGCCAGAAGATTTAATTTTTGAGCAACATGGTGTCAAAGTTTTTGTTGACCCCAAAAGCCATGTCTATCTAGATGGTACCGAACTAGATTTTGTTAAAGAAGGTTTGCAGGAAGGATTTAAGTTTGCCAATCCCAATGCAAAAGATGAGTGTGGTTGTGGCGAAAGTTTTCACGTATAA
- a CDS encoding IscS subfamily cysteine desulfurase — MTVKLPIYLDYSATTPVDPRVAEKMIPYLTEFFGNPASNSHSFGWQAEEAVENARNEIAALIGADSKEIIFTSGATESDNLALKGAAQFNASKGKHLITVRTEHKAVLDTMRELEREGFEVTYLGVKENGLIDLDELKAAIRPDTTVVSVMWVNNEIGVIQDIAAIGAICNEKGVIFHVDAAQATGKVHIDVKANQIGLLSMSAHKTYGPKGIGALYVRRKPRVRLNAQMHGGGHERGFRSGTLATHQIVGMGEAFRLARLEMDKDNAHAKALRDRFLNAIKDVEEVYINGDLEHRVYQNLNISFNFVEGESLIMAVKDIAVSSGSACTSASLEPSYVLRALGRNDELAHSSLRITFGRFTTEEEVDYAAELIKSKIGKLRELSPLWEMHQEGIDLSSVEWAAH; from the coding sequence ATGACCGTAAAACTTCCTATTTATCTGGATTATTCAGCCACCACGCCAGTAGACCCGCGTGTAGCAGAGAAAATGATTCCCTATCTGACTGAATTCTTCGGCAACCCCGCTTCAAACAGCCACAGTTTCGGCTGGCAGGCAGAAGAAGCAGTAGAAAATGCCCGGAATGAAATTGCTGCATTAATTGGTGCTGATTCTAAAGAAATTATTTTTACGTCCGGTGCCACTGAATCGGATAATCTGGCACTGAAAGGAGCCGCTCAGTTCAACGCCAGTAAAGGCAAACATCTGATTACGGTCAGAACTGAACACAAAGCTGTACTGGATACGATGCGTGAGCTGGAACGTGAAGGTTTTGAGGTCACTTATCTCGGCGTAAAAGAAAACGGTCTAATTGATTTGGATGAACTGAAAGCAGCAATCCGCCCAGATACAACTGTTGTAAGTGTAATGTGGGTGAATAATGAAATCGGCGTGATTCAGGATATTGCCGCTATCGGAGCAATCTGCAACGAAAAAGGCGTAATTTTTCATGTTGACGCCGCGCAGGCTACCGGCAAAGTACATATTGATGTAAAAGCCAATCAAATTGGCTTGCTCAGTATGTCGGCTCACAAAACCTATGGTCCTAAAGGGATTGGTGCTTTATATGTACGGCGCAAACCGCGTGTACGTCTGAATGCACAGATGCATGGTGGTGGTCATGAGCGTGGTTTCCGCTCTGGCACGCTGGCTACTCATCAGATTGTTGGTATGGGTGAAGCATTCCGTCTGGCACGTTTGGAAATGGATAAAGATAATGCGCATGCTAAAGCTCTGCGTGACCGTTTTCTTAATGCCATCAAAGATGTTGAGGAAGTGTATATTAATGGCGACCTTGAACATCGTGTTTACCAGAATCTGAATATCAGCTTTAATTTTGTGGAAGGTGAAAGCCTGATTATGGCGGTGAAGGATATTGCGGTATCCAGCGGTTCTGCTTGTACTTCAGCAAGTCTGGAACCGAGCTACGTGCTGCGCGCTCTTGGCCGTAATGATGAATTGGCGCATAGTTCGCTGCGTATTACTTTTGGGCGCTTTACTACTGAAGAAGAAGTGGATTACGCTGCCGAACTGATAAAATCCAAAATCGGTAAATTACGCGAGTTGTCACCGTTGTGGGAAATGCATCAAGAAGGTATTGATTTAAGTAGTGTGGAGTGGGCAGCTCATTAA
- a CDS encoding NAD(P)H-dependent oxidoreductase, whose product MTLMILAHPDFKNSIANKTISESLAVRLPDIEIRNIYNLYPDYQIDVDAEQQALLRHELIILQYPMYWFNMPAILKIWFDQVFTYQFAYGSLGNKLKDKKLLVSMTVGQPEINFQKENHFLIDDFLQSVKQSAEYTQMNYLGYTALYGISPVSGIAKNAIAAKAEQHSGSLYSLIQKFC is encoded by the coding sequence ATGACCCTAATGATACTGGCGCACCCAGATTTTAAAAACTCCATTGCAAACAAAACAATATCCGAATCCTTAGCTGTTAGACTACCGGATATAGAGATTAGAAATATTTACAATTTATATCCTGATTATCAGATTGATGTTGATGCCGAGCAACAAGCTTTGCTTCGTCATGAGCTTATTATTCTTCAATACCCAATGTATTGGTTTAATATGCCCGCTATATTAAAAATTTGGTTTGATCAAGTGTTCACTTATCAATTTGCCTATGGTTCACTAGGAAACAAATTGAAAGATAAAAAATTACTCGTCTCTATGACAGTTGGCCAACCAGAGATTAATTTTCAAAAAGAAAATCATTTTCTCATCGATGATTTTTTACAATCAGTTAAACAATCTGCGGAATATACGCAAATGAATTACCTTGGGTATACTGCCTTATATGGTATTTCTCCAGTATCGGGTATAGCAAAAAATGCCATAGCAGCAAAAGCTGAACAACACAGTGGCAGTTTATACAGTCTGATTCAGAAATTTTGCTAA
- a CDS encoding TraR/DksA C4-type zinc finger protein, with translation MLSSTANNDESTTEKNDNQQVNAVRLNNIRMCSNQFCLECNEPISPERQFQYPGTRFCSNCEEKIAVKRSFLSSYKRRFNRNRNQT, from the coding sequence ATGTTAAGCAGTACCGCAAACAATGATGAATCCACTACGGAAAAAAATGATAATCAGCAGGTTAATGCAGTACGCCTAAACAATATCAGAATGTGTTCCAATCAATTTTGTCTTGAATGTAACGAACCCATTTCACCCGAACGCCAGTTTCAATATCCTGGCACGCGTTTTTGTAGTAATTGTGAGGAAAAAATCGCCGTTAAACGCTCTTTTCTCTCTTCCTATAAACGCCGTTTTAACCGTAACCGTAATCAAACCTGA
- the hscB gene encoding Fe-S protein assembly co-chaperone HscB, with amino-acid sequence MNQYFALFQLPEQFNIDIKKLEQNYHLLAAQCHPDKFAASNSFEQKQAMMMAATVNEAYRILCNPLDRAAYLLQQKGIDADAPEHTHFPAEFLIQQMQWREILEDARAEADTATLHELATTIQQEQNHLYQKLDAAFAQNQADKAAELVRQGRFLYKLNAEIKAALL; translated from the coding sequence ATGAACCAATACTTTGCTTTGTTTCAGCTACCCGAACAATTTAACATTGATATTAAAAAGCTCGAACAGAATTATCATTTACTGGCTGCACAGTGTCATCCTGACAAATTTGCAGCCAGCAACAGCTTTGAGCAGAAGCAAGCTATGATGATGGCAGCCACGGTAAATGAAGCTTATCGTATTCTATGCAATCCCTTAGACCGTGCGGCCTATCTGTTACAACAGAAAGGCATAGATGCAGATGCACCGGAACACACTCATTTTCCAGCCGAATTTCTGATACAGCAAATGCAGTGGCGCGAAATATTGGAAGATGCACGTGCTGAGGCGGATACAGCTACTCTACATGAATTGGCGACAACCATTCAGCAGGAACAAAACCATTTATATCAAAAGCTTGATGCAGCTTTTGCGCAGAATCAGGCTGATAAGGCAGCTGAACTGGTGCGTCAGGGGCGTTTTTTATACAAATTAAATGCCGAAATAAAGGCAGCATTGCTCTGA
- the pip gene encoding prolyl aminopeptidase, whose amino-acid sequence MYPIAEPYQSGLLQVSAIHQIYWEASGNPAGKPVIFLHGGPGAGASPACRGFFNPEKYRIIIIDQRGCGRSLPYACIDDNTTWDLVEDIEKVRRMLQIERWQVFGGSWGSSLALAYAKTYPHRVTELVLRGIFLCRPHEMDWINQQGANRFFPEAWKNYLAPIAVDKQHNLIDAYHELLCHPYTDEVSQLNAARAWAQWESNIVHLEPDQAGVDEYDDSYKALAIARIENHYFVHRCWLASEFALLENIQVLADIPMVIVQGRYDMCTPFESAWDLKQALPHAKLVVTIAGHSGFEPANQAALVAATDAFANL is encoded by the coding sequence ATGTACCCGATAGCTGAGCCATATCAGTCTGGCCTGTTGCAAGTTTCTGCAATTCATCAGATTTACTGGGAAGCAAGCGGTAATCCGGCCGGTAAGCCGGTAATTTTTTTGCATGGCGGACCGGGTGCAGGAGCTTCACCAGCTTGCCGAGGTTTTTTTAATCCAGAAAAATACCGCATCATTATTATAGACCAGCGTGGCTGCGGCCGCTCCCTACCTTATGCTTGTATTGATGACAATACCACTTGGGATCTGGTAGAAGATATAGAAAAAGTACGCCGAATGCTACAGATAGAGAGATGGCAAGTCTTTGGCGGTTCTTGGGGCAGTTCGTTGGCATTAGCCTATGCTAAAACTTATCCGCATCGAGTGACCGAGCTAGTACTTCGAGGAATATTTTTATGCCGTCCACATGAAATGGATTGGATCAATCAACAGGGTGCCAATCGTTTTTTTCCTGAAGCATGGAAAAATTACCTTGCTCCGATTGCTGTGGATAAACAACACAATCTGATTGATGCCTATCATGAGTTGCTTTGCCATCCCTATACCGACGAAGTCTCCCAGCTTAATGCAGCTCGAGCATGGGCACAGTGGGAAAGCAATATTGTTCATTTGGAACCAGACCAAGCCGGTGTGGATGAATATGACGATTCTTATAAAGCATTAGCAATCGCTCGCATTGAAAATCATTATTTTGTTCATCGCTGCTGGCTGGCGAGTGAATTTGCTTTACTAGAAAATATTCAAGTGTTGGCTGATATTCCGATGGTGATTGTTCAGGGGCGCTATGATATGTGCACACCATTTGAAAGTGCTTGGGATTTAAAACAGGCTTTGCCTCATGCCAAGCTGGTGGTCACCATAGCGGGACATTCTGGATTTGAACCAGCCAATCAAGCGGCATTGGTGGCTGCTACAGACGCTTTTGCTAATCTATAG